One genomic region from Mytilus trossulus isolate FHL-02 chromosome 9, PNRI_Mtr1.1.1.hap1, whole genome shotgun sequence encodes:
- the LOC134684342 gene encoding leucine-rich repeat-containing protein 15-like, with product MYHLKFLVLFCIIPGIYLWSADSYWSKYSSEGINYNSDDSENGMWSDDGSPYLPDSSWGKSCSGCTCQYKQSSLEKLGTCTNSMSVIGLTIPDNITAKTFPVTATSINFLGCTFTHISEDSFSNITGLTTLTICKSGLTFMPDVSKSQITTLNLIDNSITLDSKYKGTLPDTIEYLALTNNKIYWLPSGFINGSNLRLVSLGGNEFVNFPAASLGEIPNIMYFGIESNQLIQISSNHLLPLNTSTFVHLNLSNNAIQYVQRGALNKMQNLKILELHGNSISQIPKGVFEDLKELIHLDLHHNKLEKLTSESFIDLEKLIEFRLHSQSPAMTTILFDSMINIGKALKYLFISQNGLTHLPHQVFMEANFTELIELYADNNLIKNVTELGESGYGIKLRPTYLRKKKQLVAFSTTPNIVKLYLHNNLIEMVNNTDFCELQVLQLLNLRGNRLNETHIQEDGFKCLPVLNYLDLGSNHNMQYVPVALTTHEKLPSIQTLYLDSNMISVLPSETFTNVSTLVSLYLQSNRIIAVENNTFPEQLRTLYLYNNRIVAVEDGAFPYEVNTM from the exons atgtaTCATCTGAAATTTCTCGTACTGTTTTGCATTATTCCTGGGATATATTTGTGGTCAGCTGATTCGTACTGGAGTAAATACTCATCTGAAGGAATTAACTATAATTCGG ATGACTCAGAAAATGGAATGTGGTCAGACGATGGCAGTCCATACCTGCCAGACAGTAGTTGGGGCAAGTCCTGTTCTGGATGTACATGTCAGTATAAGCAAAGTTCATTAGAAAAACTTGGAACATGTACAAATAGCAT GTCTGTGATAGGACTCACTATTCCAGATAACATTACAGCTAAAACATTTCCAGTCACAGCAACTTCTAT aaattttttaGGATGCACTTTTACACATATTTCAGAAGATTCATTTTCCAATATAACTGGTTTAACCACATT aaccATTTGCAAGAGTGGTCTAACTTTTATGCCAGATGTCAGCAAATCTCAGATTACCACACT GAATTTGATAGACAATAGTATAACACTGGATTCTAAATACAAGGGAACCCTTCCTGATACAATAGAATATCT AGCTTTGACTAACAATAAGATATATTGGTTACCCTCAGGATTTATCAATGGTTCAAATCTCCGACTAGT GAGCCTGGGAGGCAATGAGTTTGTTAATTTTCCAGCAGCATCACTTGGTGAAATTCCAAATATCATGTATTT tGGAATAGAGAGTAATCAGCTGATACAGATTTCATCGAACCATTTATTACCACTAAATACATCAACATTTGTCCATCT GAATCTCAGTAACAATGCTATCCAGTATGTTCAGAGAGGAGCTTTAAACAAGATGCAAAACCTGAAAATTTT aGAACTGCATGGTAACAGTATATCACAGATACCCAAAGGTGTATTTGAAGATCTGAAAGAACTGATACATTT GGACCTTCATCACAACAAATTGGAGAAGTTGACCTCTGAATCCTTTATTGACCTTGAAAAGTTGATTGAGTTCAGACTCCACAGTCAGAGTCCAGCAATGACCACCATTTTATTTGATTCTATGATCAACATTGGTAAAGCTTTGAAATATCT ATTTATAAGTCAAAATGGACTAACACATTTACCACACCAAGTTTTTATGGAAGCCAACTTTACAGAACTCATAGAACT atatgcagacaataatttgattaaaaatgtaACAGAGCTTGGGGAAAGTGGTTATGGTATCAAACTAAGACCAACTTATCTTAGGAAGAAAAAACAACTGGTAGCCTTTTCCACCACTCCTAATATTGTGAAATT GTATTTACACAACAATTTGATAGAGATGGTAAACAATACAGATTTCTGTGAACTTCAGGTCTTACAATTGTTAAATCTGAGAGGCAATCGACTGAATGAGACACATATTCAGGAGGATGGATTCAAATGTTTACCTGTATTAAATTATCT aGACCTTGGTAGTAACCATAACATGCAGTATGTACCAGTTGCCCTGACAACACATGAGAAATTGCCTTCCATTCAGACTTTGTACTTAGATAGTAACATGATATCTGTCCTACCATCAGAGACTTTTACTAATGTTTCTACACTTGtcagttt aTATCTTCAGAGTAATAGGATCATAGCtgttgaaaacaacacgtttccTGAACAACTGAGAACATT gtACCTTTATAATAATAGAATAGTAGCTGTAGAAGATGGTGCTTTTCCTTATGAAGTAAATACAATGTAA